TGCTCGGGCTGGTGAACCGTAACGTGCGGGCCGAGCACGAGCCGCGGCCGGGCCTGGCCGGCCTCGGCTACGGACGCTTCACCCCCCTCGCCCTCCTCGTCGCCTCCGTGGTGTTCGGGGTCTGGGTCGGCATCTTCCTCATCCCTTGATGGCCGGCACGTACGTCCCGTCGACCGGGCTGCCCCTGAGCGAGCAGATCCGGCGCAACCGGCGCGCCTACCGCCAGGTGGTCGCCGCCTTCACCGCCGCCCTGGGCCTGCTCGGCCTGGTCCTGGGCCTGCTCGCCGGCCAGCCTGGCCTCGGCCTCGGCCTTGGGCTCGCCCTCGCCGTGCTCCTGGTCGGGTTCGCGCCCGGGCTCGGCGAGCGCATCGCCCTCTCCCGGTCGCGTGCGGTGCCAGCCGACCCCGACCGCGACCCCCGCTACCACAACCTGGTGCAAGGGCTGTCCGAGACGGCCGGCCTGCCCGTGCCCCGGCTCTATGTGGTCGACGCGCGGGCCGCCAACGCCTTCGCGGTCGGGCGCGGCCCCGCCCACAGCGCCCTCGTGGTCACCCGCGGGCTCCTGGCCACGCTGAACCGGGTCGAGCTGGAAGGGGTGCTCGCCCACGAGCTCGCGCACGTCCACAGCGGCGCGGCCAGGCTCGGCACGGTGGCGGTCGTGCTCGGCGGGGCGCCCGGCCTGCTGCGGGAGTCGCGCCGGCGCGGGGGCAGCCCCCTGC
This genomic window from Actinomycetes bacterium contains:
- a CDS encoding M48 family metalloprotease, whose product is MAGTYVPSTGLPLSEQIRRNRRAYRQVVAAFTAALGLLGLVLGLLAGQPGLGLGLGLALAVLLVGFAPGLGERIALSRSRAVPADPDRDPRYHNLVQGLSETAGLPVPRLYVVDARAANAFAVGRGPAHSALVVTRGLLATLNRVELEGVLAHELAHVHSGAARLGTVAVVLGGAPGLLRESRRRGGSPLLGAAAVALAPLALLMRLAAPARRELDADETGAYLTRYPPGLIGALGKLGSGPDRPGTQPGLDHLWIVAPEPAGDQWLQRMYRTHPPVEERVAALREL